Genomic DNA from Acidimicrobiales bacterium:
AGATCCGCGATCTCGCGGTCCGGGCCGAGCAGATCGGGTTCGACACGGTCTGGGTACCGGATGAGCTGTTGTGGCGGCCAACGGACGGGCCGGTGCGAGGCTGGTGGGAGTGCATCGCGATGAGCGGCGGCGTGGCCGCCGCAACCTCGCGAGTGAAAGTTGGAACGTGGATCATGTCCGCGCTGCACCGCAATCCCGGTCTCACCGCAAAGGCGGTCGAGACGCTCGACGAGATCAGCGGGGGACGCTTCGTCTTCGGGCTCGGGTCTGGCCATGCCGGTCGCCAGGCGCATGCCTTCGGACTGCCCGAGGACCGGGTCTACGGCCGCTTCGAGGAAGCCATCGAGATCATCGTTCCGCTTCTGCGCGAGGGTCGCGCCAACTTCGAGGGGACGTTCCATGCCGCTCGGGAACTGGAGCATCGTCCGGTCGGACCGCGACCCGGCCGGATCCCGATCATGATCGGCGCCAAGGGTCCGAAGATGCTCCGCCTGGCAGCCCTGCATGCCGACATCTGGAGCTGGTACGTCGAGGAGCGAAGCGACCTCGAGGAGTTCGGTCCATGGCTCGCGGCCTTCGAGGCAGCCTGCTTCGAGGTCGGCCGCGATCCCGCGACGGTTGGCAAGTCCGCCGGCATTGTGGTCGAGCCCACGGCGATGACGGGTGCCGCCGAGGCGCTCGCCGCGCCTATCCGCGGTCCCGCCGAGGAGATCGCCGACGGTTTACGGAGCTTCCGAACCGGTGGCTTTA
This window encodes:
- a CDS encoding LLM class flavin-dependent oxidoreductase, with product MEESWTDGSTARWPEIRDLAVRAEQIGFDTVWVPDELLWRPTDGPVRGWWECIAMSGGVAAATSRVKVGTWIMSALHRNPGLTAKAVETLDEISGGRFVFGLGSGHAGRQAHAFGLPEDRVYGRFEEAIEIIVPLLREGRANFEGTFHAARELEHRPVGPRPGRIPIMIGAKGPKMLRLAALHADIWSWYVEERSDLEEFGPWLAAFEAACFEVGRDPATVGKSAGIVVEPTAMTGAAEALAAPIRGPAEEIADGLRSFRTGGF